The Thermococcus sp. genome contains a region encoding:
- a CDS encoding CBS domain-containing protein, producing the protein MVIIPRPIDPREIRRIRKELDITQEELARRAGVTQAYIAKLEAGKVDPRLSTFNRILQALLECKHAQLKARDVMSSPVISIKPYETVENVIKIMNEHNISQIPVVAGSKIVGSITERTLVRQSLEYDNIYDHKVMELMDEPFPIVNKDEDIEVVKYLLEEHPAVLVQDKEGKTVGIITRVDLFKVGREAKSG; encoded by the coding sequence ATGGTGATAATCCCCCGCCCCATAGACCCAAGGGAGATACGAAGAATCCGAAAGGAGCTCGACATAACCCAGGAAGAACTGGCTAGGCGGGCAGGAGTGACCCAAGCCTACATTGCCAAGCTTGAGGCGGGAAAGGTTGACCCGAGGCTCTCCACTTTCAACAGAATTCTTCAGGCCCTTCTCGAATGTAAACACGCCCAGCTGAAGGCAAGAGATGTGATGTCCTCACCCGTGATATCCATAAAACCCTACGAGACCGTAGAGAACGTGATAAAGATCATGAACGAGCACAACATCTCCCAGATTCCCGTGGTGGCCGGCAGCAAGATCGTCGGCTCCATCACCGAGAGAACCCTCGTACGACAGAGCCTTGAGTACGACAACATCTACGATCACAAGGTCATGGAGCTAATGGACGAGCCTTTTCCAATAGTTAACAAGGACGAGGATATAGAGGTCGTCAAATACCTCCTTGAGGAGCATCCCGCGGTGTTGGTTCAGGACAAAGAGGGAAAAACTGTGGGTATAATAACCCGTGTAGATCTCTTTAAAGTGGGAAGAGAAGCCAAATCGGGGTGA
- a CDS encoding DMT family transporter, protein MHGLLLGILAALISAFSWAASTIFIKLGMNNKSAVVVNIFRLYVVSVMYSVIFLARGTFPKLASLSPGVLGVAFISGILGFVVGDYFYFHALKMMGVSRTVPITSTYPLWAILWAFLFLGRRIRPQVVIGAILVVLAIIIVRRAEEKERINPKGFIFAMIAPISWSLAILTMDWLTRSLDVLTLAGLRMMFAAVGVSLFLPKYSSELRRITGREAMVLTGAAVSGLLLGQYFFVYSVGTVGSQIAAPVSSINPVIASLLAVNFLGESPNRRIMEGLLLAVLGVVLISTA, encoded by the coding sequence ATGCATGGCCTCCTCCTCGGAATCCTGGCGGCTCTGATATCCGCGTTCTCCTGGGCAGCCTCGACCATATTCATAAAACTCGGGATGAATAACAAAAGCGCGGTAGTCGTCAATATATTCCGGCTCTACGTTGTTTCGGTGATGTACTCCGTTATATTCCTTGCCAGGGGCACCTTTCCGAAGCTCGCCTCGCTGTCCCCAGGAGTGCTGGGTGTGGCCTTTATCTCTGGGATCCTGGGCTTTGTGGTGGGGGACTACTTCTATTTCCATGCCCTCAAGATGATGGGCGTCTCCAGAACCGTCCCGATAACATCCACTTATCCTCTATGGGCCATACTCTGGGCCTTTCTATTTCTTGGCAGGAGAATCCGTCCCCAGGTAGTTATTGGGGCCATTCTGGTAGTTTTAGCTATAATAATCGTGCGCAGGGCCGAGGAGAAGGAGCGGATTAATCCAAAGGGTTTCATCTTCGCCATGATTGCACCCATCTCCTGGAGTCTCGCCATCCTCACCATGGACTGGCTGACCAGAAGTCTGGACGTCCTCACCCTGGCAGGCCTGAGGATGATGTTCGCAGCGGTGGGTGTTTCCCTCTTCCTTCCGAAGTACTCCTCGGAGTTGAGGAGGATCACGGGTAGGGAAGCGATGGTTCTCACGGGGGCCGCTGTAAGCGGCCTATTACTCGGCCAGTACTTCTTCGTCTACTCAGTGGGTACGGTGGGCTCCCAGATAGCCGCCCCAGTATCCTCCATAAACCCCGTCATAGCCTCCCTCCTAGCTGTGAACTTCCTGGGAGAATCACCCAACAGGAGGATAATGGAGGGCCTACTCTTGGCAGTGCTTGGGGTTGTGCTGATATCAACTGCATGA
- a CDS encoding DHH family phosphoesterase, with the protein MKVLVLGGGVLGRSVAESLKGEFDVTIIEKDEVRAKALEEGGFRVVPGDFSYTATLLKAGVDKADLAIITTHNSDTIKRTVYVIKTNNKEIPVITVLPDGMSIDELIKQVNDEFEAEVTVEHAISPLGALKDALVRIVEMIGEQKNANILVKKLKELRNSGDSLLIVMHDNPDPDSISSATALSVIAQTLGLKTQIVYGGDITHHENRAFVNLLGVDLRKLSRGSYELKRYPFIAVVDCQPNGNLTLLEGEDYKKIKIVIDHHQVLQHLRDLLPKDAFIDIRPEVNAAASILAEYIRTLGIPVDTRLATALFYGIYVDTKKFSKLSHIELKAIEFLAGKVDYELLDKIEHPDISTETAEILAKAIINRRIYKNVVVSNVGFITNRDAVAESADFLLRLEGITTVLVFGIVDDRIEMSARTRDVRVNIGTVMREAFGDIGTGGGHSQSGGARIPLGIFRLAKDKNSLLRLAEEAITEKFLEALKVKE; encoded by the coding sequence ATGAAGGTGCTGGTACTCGGAGGAGGAGTCTTGGGCCGTTCGGTTGCTGAGTCGTTGAAGGGGGAATTTGACGTAACCATCATCGAAAAGGATGAAGTGCGGGCAAAAGCTCTTGAGGAAGGCGGCTTTCGTGTTGTTCCGGGTGACTTTTCATACACGGCCACGCTCCTCAAAGCGGGGGTTGATAAGGCCGATCTCGCTATAATAACAACCCATAACTCAGATACAATCAAGAGAACAGTCTACGTTATTAAAACTAACAACAAAGAAATCCCGGTGATCACGGTTCTTCCAGATGGCATGAGCATTGATGAGCTGATAAAACAGGTAAATGATGAGTTTGAGGCAGAGGTAACCGTTGAACATGCGATCTCCCCGCTTGGAGCCCTGAAAGATGCTCTCGTTAGGATCGTGGAGATGATAGGCGAGCAGAAGAATGCGAACATACTGGTTAAGAAGCTCAAGGAGCTGAGGAATTCGGGTGATTCCCTCTTAATAGTCATGCACGACAACCCCGATCCGGACTCGATATCCAGCGCGACCGCCCTTAGCGTGATCGCCCAGACCCTTGGCCTCAAGACCCAGATCGTCTACGGCGGTGACATCACCCACCACGAGAACAGGGCCTTCGTAAACCTTCTGGGAGTCGACCTCAGAAAGCTTTCCCGGGGGAGCTACGAGCTGAAACGCTACCCGTTCATCGCGGTTGTCGACTGTCAGCCCAACGGGAACCTCACCCTTTTGGAGGGGGAGGACTACAAGAAGATAAAGATAGTCATAGACCACCACCAAGTGCTTCAGCACCTGCGGGATCTTCTTCCCAAGGACGCGTTCATAGATATAAGGCCGGAGGTAAACGCCGCCGCTTCCATACTCGCGGAGTACATCCGCACCCTGGGGATACCGGTTGATACCCGCCTCGCAACGGCCCTCTTCTACGGAATCTACGTGGACACAAAGAAGTTCTCGAAGCTCAGCCACATTGAACTAAAGGCCATAGAGTTCCTGGCAGGTAAGGTGGACTACGAGCTCTTGGATAAGATAGAACACCCCGACATCTCAACGGAAACCGCTGAGATACTCGCAAAGGCCATCATAAACCGGCGCATATACAAGAACGTGGTTGTCTCAAACGTTGGCTTCATAACCAACAGGGATGCCGTGGCGGAATCGGCCGACTTCCTGCTGCGCCTTGAGGGGATAACAACCGTGCTGGTGTTCGGTATCGTCGATGACAGGATAGAGATGTCGGCCAGGACACGCGATGTCCGCGTTAACATCGGCACGGTGATGAGGGAGGCCTTCGGTGACATTGGAACAGGGGGCGGCCACAGTCAGTCTGGCGGTGCAAGGATACCCCTGGGGATATTCAGGCTCGCCAAGGACAAAAACTCCCTCCTCAGGCTGGCAGAGGAGGCGATAACGGAGAAGTTCCTTGAGGCGTTAAAAGTTAAAGAGTAG
- a CDS encoding PRC-barrel domain-containing protein, with protein sequence MVMRLSRLYGKQIYNTKGNYVGYVDEILIEIDRGGGRVLALGLPGEKVGVPYNRVTAIGDIILVEAKEG encoded by the coding sequence ATGGTGATGAGACTCTCAAGGCTTTACGGGAAGCAGATCTACAACACCAAGGGGAACTACGTCGGCTACGTCGATGAGATTCTCATCGAAATCGACCGGGGTGGAGGGAGGGTTCTTGCGCTCGGACTTCCCGGTGAAAAGGTCGGCGTTCCCTACAACAGGGTGACAGCGATAGGTGACATAATCCTCGTGGAAGCAAAAGAAGGGTAG
- a CDS encoding CTP-dependent riboflavin kinase has protein sequence MKKLNLLLILVKKGAVGEKVRITIRELADGLKTSPQSVLRLLEAMEVEGLLKRETEGKKTYMELTPEGLRFLEDVCDRISSVLYNGVILGEVVSGIGEGAYYVKQYAPLIREYLGFDPYPGTLNIRVIFPKTIFDALCNVRPVILPGFTKEGRTFGDVRAYPVRIRGLEGAIVVPSRTIHPPKIAEIVAPAYLREELNIRDGDLIKVTVRE, from the coding sequence ATGAAGAAGCTCAATCTCCTGTTGATCCTGGTAAAGAAGGGCGCCGTTGGTGAGAAGGTCAGGATAACCATTAGGGAGCTCGCAGATGGCCTTAAAACCTCCCCCCAATCGGTCCTTAGACTTCTTGAGGCTATGGAGGTGGAAGGGCTCCTCAAGCGGGAAACGGAAGGTAAGAAAACGTACATGGAGCTAACGCCGGAGGGACTTCGTTTTCTGGAAGACGTCTGTGACAGGATCTCCAGCGTCCTGTACAACGGCGTTATCCTTGGGGAAGTTGTATCCGGGATCGGAGAGGGTGCGTACTACGTCAAGCAATACGCTCCCCTGATACGGGAGTATCTGGGGTTTGATCCGTATCCTGGGACCCTCAACATCCGGGTAATCTTCCCAAAGACCATATTTGATGCCCTCTGCAACGTGAGGCCAGTGATACTGCCCGGATTCACTAAGGAGGGACGGACCTTTGGCGACGTGAGGGCATATCCGGTCAGGATCAGAGGGCTGGAGGGAGCAATCGTCGTCCCATCCAGAACCATTCACCCGCCGAAGATCGCCGAGATAGTTGCGCCCGCTTACCTGAGGGAGGAGCTGAACATCAGAGACGGGGACCTGATAAAAGTGACCGTTAGGGAGTGA